Genomic segment of Schistocerca piceifrons isolate TAMUIC-IGC-003096 chromosome 1, iqSchPice1.1, whole genome shotgun sequence:
tttttgGTGTTGTTAAACTGACATGACTCCTGTGCGCCATTCTCAAAGGTTCATATCTGCATACTATTTATCTCCTGGTCTTATACAATAAAACTGTTTCAACATCATTCATAAAAATTAATGGATTGCTTATTCACGGCGTGTCTCATTTCTTGCACCATGACATGTCCTACTATTTATAATTTCCCAAACAATCATCTGAAGCAGTAAAATATCAGTTGACAGGTGTGTAGCTTATGTAGATAGATACTGCTTAGTAGAACTTGCAAAATCAACTGCTTTAATTAAAATGTTAAAATCTGTTACTGCTTCATATGGCAAGAGTCATAATcatctgatttttttctgtttatcacAGCTCACAATAAAGAGTGCAGCACAAATTCTTCATcagaattatttggtggatgttggGCCACAGTAAGTATAGAatataataataaagaattattattagtagtgttaacacatttttgtaatatattgtATCCTTTCAGGAAAGCTGTGGATGTTCAGCCCCCAAGATTTGATAAGAGTATAGAAGAATTTTATTCTATATGTGATCAGATGGAACTCCACTTGGTATGTTTGTTATTCTGTGACTAATTAGTTAAAAGatataatgttttgtttctttaatgttgaaagtttTCTAATATATCAGTGAATTTGGTTTGAGATATACTTGTAGCACAGATTTGTTTTCTCCTCCTCTCTCACCACATCACTCTTGTACAACAGTCCAGATTCAGCATTGTTTTCCTGAACTGTTTCCAATCTTTGGAGGATTGAGGAACCTTCAATTCTGAATGCTTTCACCTTTTTTCTCCTGCTATATTTGAATTTTTGAATTTGAAGATCCCTTTCTGAATTGGTAAGATTTTGTAATTTATAAAGGATAAGTTAAATGAACAATTAAAATACTGTCAGGGTGGGCAAATTTAAACTCTAGTGAATATCTCAGTTAGACAACTAAATACAACACATACCAATTGTGGTGAAGGTGTTAAGTATCTTTATATTTTTGTGTGAGACAGGCACACAAGCAGAATATCAGACATTACTTGTGACACATCATGTTTGTCTTTAGTTTCCAATATTGGAGTGTGACCTCACGGTATttacaggcctacattggtgtacACAGTGTACATGTGAACTATGAGTTATCTTAGACACAAAGGCTTGTGTAACTTATCAGAATTTACTGTAGTATCTAAGTGCCATAGAAAGTTGATAGTACACAAAACCATTAATGGAGGACAGGGGTTACTGATTCATAACAACCGAAACTGGTTGGGTAGTGTATAATCCAATTTATCACTACGATCCACTAATTTAGTAGAAACTTTGTTGTTCTGTTGTTACTGTCACATCATAACATCTGTTCCTCCAACATTACTGGCTCTCTGTTACCTTTAACTTGTTTTGCCAACAGGGAAAGAGATATGTAATATGCATTTCTAGAGCACACTGTGATGTTATCTGATAGGTACTTCTGCTGTGCCTTCATTTCTAAAATTATGCCCGTTACACAGGTTACAACCCTTTTTTTAATCTTGCACAATAAATTTACAAATTCACAGTATTTGCTGTTAATAGTCTAAAACTGTCATGCTGCATGCTCAACTCCCGTCAACGCAGCTCATAAAACCTGGTACCACAGGAAAGGAGCCAGGTGGCCCTTGAtgtgaagcagtctttgaaatCGAACATGTTGCACCTACCAGTAATTGCTTATTACACTTCTGAGtgttcaactttgttcttggccatagtttggtagtggccattcattctTGTGGACAGCAGATTTGTTGTTGTACTTGCATGAAAATCCGTGGAGTTACTGCAACAGAGTTGATGTATGGAATATGAACTTTCACGGGTGGCCCTGCCTCTGGTGGGATATgataagcctgtgatgggactgTTCTAGGAAGTGTTGAGTGGCTGGATTGGACAGGTCATGCACATGGTTCATCTGCAGTATATGATCACTGTGGTGAGGGCTTGGGAGTCTGAAGCAAACCGGCAGCCACAAATGTAGACAGGCCCAtgtattgccaaggttgtttcaactatattgcagtggttttgttggggaagccattacacatcctccatacagtcccagtctcttcccatgcaatttccatattttcaaagcccagaagaaagacattcatgggcGTTGATTTGCTTAGGATGAAGAGGTGTACACATGGGTACAGTCTTGGTTCCATCTTGTCGCACAGTGAGCTAAATATATTAACAATtatgtttgaaataataaacagtttactaagctatttccatctgtctcattttcatgtgATGGCCCTTTATGTAAGAAATGCGATCAAAATATAACAGGAATTTTTTAATTTAATGGGCTTTATACATCCGATTTTAAAAAACAATATTGTGTTGGTTCCCATGTTCCAGCTGTTTTaaatagtttattgttgacagatgAAGAGATTATACTCAGCAAATTATTACTTtcaaaaaagatggatcaaagaatttgcattaaattttacttGACAAGTGGAATAAAGTGCAGTAATGCATTTGAAATGTTGGCTGGGGCTTTTGACGAatttactatgagtaagacaagagttgtTTCAAAGAGGGTCAAGAGGGTGCAGAAGACAGTGACTGCCCTGGAGGCCCTAGCGCAACAATTACTGATTACAATGTGGAAGAAGGAGAGAGAATGGTTCTAGGAAATtactgaatcaccatcagagaggttgagAGGTTACTAATGATGTTGGCATATCCTTTGggtcatgccaagcaattttttcagatCTCTTGGGCATGAAACGTGTATTTTTCTCCGATATTGTTGCGTTTTGGCCAAAAATGACATAGTGTGGACATCGCTCAACAATTACTgaatgatccagaacttctaaaaatGATTATAACATTATGGAACATGTGTATATAGGTATGACTTCGAAACAAAGGCCCACTCGTCCCAATGGAAACAACCAGAAGAGCcaaggcaaaaaaaagaaaaaaaaaaaagtttgatcacatgtgaaggttcttctcactgttttcttcacttacaatgggatagtgcataatgagttcctgccttatgctTGTACAGTCAATAAGAAATGCTACCTAGAAGTTATGCACCAGTTGCATGAAGCAATCTGTAGAAAATGACCAAAACTGTGGCAAAACCACTTGTGGAAATTGTGTCACAATAATGCTCCTGTTCACATCCcaatgattttttggcaaaaaacaaaactgttatgtGTCTCAGTCACCTTATTCACTGGACTCAGCCTCCtgcgatttctttctgttactgtggCTGAAAAGAACCTTCAAAGGACGTTTTGCcatcattgatgagataaaaacggTTGTTGAAGGAGCTGAACGCCATACAAAAAATGAGTTCCAAAAGTGCTTCCAACATTGGAAAAAGTCCTGGCACAAGTTTATTGTATCTGAGGggtattactttgaaggggacaaagttgatgttgatggaTGAATAAAAACTctctaagaaaaacaaaaattctcatTACTTTTTGATCGCACATCATATCACTATATGTTAAACATTCTCAAAACTGTGGAAGAGGCTTTTCCAGTGATACCTCCTCGGGTGGGGGCACCCCTCAGCTCACCCTTAGTTGGATGCAGCTGGTATAGGCTATCTGCCAGGTGGCTCAATCACAGGCAGCACAGCCCTGCCCATGTGTATTCAATAGTATCACATAGAATATGACCCATTTGCTAGACTGCCCTCACGTCAGCTCTTTGCTCACCCCTGCCCACCTGTGACCAAGCCTGCCCAGCTCCTTGCTGGTGGCATGCAAGCTGTagaatatgtgaaataaattgtgTCATAAATGGAATGGTACATTCCAAATTATGTTCACTATATGTGACACGAGAAAATAAGGTAAGTAAGGTAGCTAGCAATCGTGAACATAGGGAAAAAGGCACTGATCAGCAGTAGAAACAAGCATAAGAATCATACATTTCCGACTTTTCACATACAGAAATACTTACACAATTCATATCTAATTATGTGCTGCACCAGAAGATTCCCTAAGCAGTTGGGATAGTATGTATACAAAGGACAGAGCTGTCAGAATAGGGCATGACTAATATAACTTGTTTCTGTATGTAGTAAAGTAGGTTAATTTTTCACACATACAGTTCTTGGTGCTGCTTGTACTATTGACTGTGGagccttttttccagttttttcatATTCAGTACGTACCTTATATTACTTATTGCATGTTGATCTttttaacaaattaaatataactttatttaaatgtatctaaaaacaaagaatctgtaacttaccaaacgaaagcgttggtatgttgatagagacaatgaaaacaataaaaaatacacaaacaacacacaaacgcacacacaaatttcaagctttcacaacccaaggttgcttcatcaggaaagagggaaggagagggaaagacgaaaggatgtgggttttaagggagaggataaggagtcattccaatcccgggagcggaaagacttaccttagggggtgtgcctgtgtgtgtatatgtgcggatggatatgtgtgtgtgtgtgcgcgcgcgagtgtatacctgttcttttttcccccctaaggtaagtatttccgctcccgggattggaatgactccttaccctctcccttaaaacccacatcctttcgtctttccctctccttccctctttcctgatgaagcaaccttgggttgcgaaagcttgaaatttgtttgtgtgttttttattgttttcattgtctctatcaacataccaacactttcgtttggtaagttacagcttctttgtttttagatatatttttcccacgtggaatgtttccctctattatattcactttatttaaatgttgtgaGAAAGTAAATTATGGATAAAGTGACTACCTAGTTTGTACTGAATATTGTGAAATAGattgctgctagatttgctactctcTAATGAATGCACTGTTCAATTTTAGCTAATAAAAGACATTAATGTTTATGTTTGACAGAAGACATCAATAGAATGCCTAAACCAGCTGTCCAGTAGCCAGCGATACCTTCCCTTACCAGTGGCTACGGCACGAACAGAGCCTTTGCCAGCACAGGATGTTGGCTCCCTAACATATCCACAGTATCTGGCAACCGTGCGAGCTCAAGTTGGTTATACAAAGGAAATCCATGATGTTCTTCTGGCTGCTGCACAGAATCTTGGTATGGGAGAGTGAAACTAATTATTTTCCTTGCTGCATCAGAAATATGATGCAATTTTATCTATGTTTTGATATTACAATTTGAATTATTTGCTATTTTTCCTTATTGAGAACAGGAAGCCATTTAGTTAATTTTTTAGAAGTTTTACAGGACTTTTACCTTCACAGTTATTAATATCATAGAGTGACTGGTAAACTTGACAATTGTGTTACAATTAAGTGTTCAATAATGAAGTATAATGGGAGTGACTACATAGGTGCAGTAGTGTGTAATGTAAGGCAGTTTGTCAGTAAAAAGGAAATATCTGGAATGCGAAAAGTAAGTTAAAATGTTAAGGAATGGATAGGAAGGAAAACAATACAAATTCTGGACCAATAGACACAGGATGCAGGAAAGATGCCCAAGTTAACAGTAGACTGAAACGCTGTGGTTAATATTCTTGTGCATCTATTAACTTGCTTAATGGAATTTTATTAATTATCTCTTTTAGATAtgtaagtaaataataatttatgtgaaatgtacattaTTTGAAATGCAATGACACATTTCTAAAGTAAGATTTATAAAGTACAAATGcataattattcttttaaatggTACAAATTCATATCCTGAaactaaaaaaatagaaatacaagTATCATGGCATCTGCTACAGTTTCTATATAAGATACAGAAAGCAGAAGTGTCATACACTGCTCACATGTCATGAGAGATCATCAGACCAGCACATAGTTATTGTGTGTAAACTGCAAATTTTCTAAAATTGGAGACAAGTCACTCTAAATTTTATCTGTAATCAACTagttttgttaaatatttaaaCTGCAGTACTATGACAGACTCGATATAGACACTGTGCATATtagataatacactgaagcgccaaagaaagtggtattggcatgcatattcaaacaggAAGAATAAGGTGCTGCAATCGGAAACGCTTatctaagacaataagtgtctggtgcagttgttagatcagttactgctgctacaatggcaggctatcaagatttaagtgagtctgaatgtggtgttacagtcgatgcACGAGCAATGGGGTACAGCATCTCTGGGGTAGtggcgaagtggggattttcctgtacgaccatttcacgattgtaccatgAATACTAGgggtccggtaaaacatcaaatctctaccATCGCTGCAGATGGAAAAAaatctgcaagaatgggaccagtgacgactgaagaaagtggttcaacataacagaagtgcaacccttctgcaaattgctgcagatttaaacagtgggccatcaacaagtgtcagcgtgcgaaccattcaatgaaacatcatcaatatgggcttttggtgcCTCAGAGACAAACGCCcagtcatgtacccttgatgactgcacgacacaagcctTTAAGCCTcatctgagcccgtcaacaccgacatttgattgttgatggctggaaacatgttgcctggtcagactagtctcgtttcaaattgtaacaagtggatagacgtgtacggttATAAAGACAGTCTCAGAAATCCAATGAcccacatgtcagcaggggattgttgaagctgttggaagttctgtaatggtgtggggcatgtgcagttggtgtgacaggtgacatgtacgtaatcattctgtctgatcacgtgcatccattcatatccattgtccaTCCCGatggacttggcaattccagcaggacaatgcgacacccatacACCTAGATTTGTGACATGGTGACTCCAGGAGCACTTTTCcaagtttaaacactcccgctggccactaaacttcccagatatgaacattattgagcacatcagggatgccttgcaatgtgctgttcagaagagaacaccccttgtactcttacgcatttatagacagccctgcaggattcatggcatcagttccctccagcactacttcagacattagtcgagtccataccatattgtattgcgccacttctgcgtgcttacAGGGGCCTTACACAATATCTGgcagatgtaacagtttctttggctcttcagtgtagtgtaAAGGTGATAACAAGAAAAACAGAACTTCTATAGTCTGTtggcttcatttttaactttttgcAAAAGAAAGATCTTCCAGATCTGCAtcgattaaataaaatatttgttttctatttgtcAGCCAGACATGTTTCTACATTCATattgtgtgtgtgtaggaggaaagggggggggggggggggaatcacacTCATCAGGCAGTGCCTCCATGGTTTATCTCCCCAATAtgagaaatcaaacaatggaaaatacaggatggaatgtaacaatatgagagaaggaaagttgctactcactgtatagtggagatgctgagccacgctaggcacaataaaaagattcacacaatcatagctttcggccattaaggcctttgtcagcagtacacacacacacacacacacacacacacacacacacacacacacacacacacacacacacacacacacacacacacacacactcatgcaagtgcaacttgcacacacatgtgcagtctcagagaactgtagtttcagctctctgagactgcaaatgtgtgtgcgcttaatggctgaaagctatgattgtgtgaatctttttattgagcCTATCGCAGCTCAATATGAAAAATGCTATTTTCATTTAGTTCTGACCAAAGTAACCTCTTGATTGTCTTAGATTTTTCTGAATCCATGGATCACCACTGGATCATTTTGAACCTGATGACCCAGTCTTTTCTGATCTTCTGTTTTGACTTCTGTGCTAGATGAGAATGAGCCAAGAATTAACTGTGGAACTTCCTTGACACTATCACTGAACCAATGCAATACCACTGGCCCTGTATGCCTGCTGTTTGTCCACTACCTCTTTTTGTTCTGATTTAAGTTTTATATTGGACGCCTGTTAGACAGGGATTTGCTCGGGTCTGCAGCGGCATTTGTATTGGTGCCTTTTCCTGCAAGATCCTCACATTCCAATATGACAATTTCACTATGTGTCTGTGAGCCAATAATCAGTTGTAGAACTTCATTTGTATTGCCACTCAACCCTGCACCGAGCaaggccaggatggttcctttgaaagggcatggctgacttccttccccatccttcccagatTGAATGAGActgctgtttgatctcttccaccaaatcaaaccAACCTCAACACTGCAATTGCAATAGGCCTCTAAAGATCTTCTTGAGACTGTTCTTCCACTTGCATGTTGGAGGATTTGGAATAGGCAACTTATGGTGATGCACTATTTCCTCCTCTGGCAACAGGACCAATCAGTACATGGTGCTTGTGGCATACCACTGTCAAAACAATGctctttatttttttatcttttacttGCTAAAAAGAACACATCCCTACATATACGTAGGAATGGTCCTCTACTGTGGATGTATGTTGGAAACAGACAGGTCCTACCCTTTAGGTGTGGGTTAGAAAGGGTAAGACAGGTTTCAAAATATTCTGTGATATCAGGATTTGTCTCCCAGTTACTATGGTGAGGGTTTAACTggcatgaaaatgaacagatctcTCCTCAATCAAACAGCAGACAGCTGATCATAGAATTAGCGGCTCTCTGACTTGATCTTAGCTGTTAACCCTGGAACTGGTCTAGGTCTCTTGATCCACAACACAATCAAGTTCTTCTTTTACTTTTAAGCTACATAGTTTTCAATAGGCTACTTTCCTTTGATGCACAATACCATCTCGCAACAGGACCAACGAATCTATTGTGTTCAACGTaccactgtcagaatgaaacattgtagtTGATTGTGTTTTATTTGCTAGCATGGTTCCGTATTTATATTTACCTATTGCTCTGTACTGTATGATAGATTTGTATTACaaggcagaatttaattttcagtttttgaaaatttattgtaactaGATAGATTAAAAAATCTTCTCATCACCAAGTGGCAGCACCTTTTTGTGTTTGTGTTCTGCCGCTACTTGATGAGTAGGCTTTTTTTAACTATCCTGTTACATTATGCAGAGTGTTTCCACAAAagcatgcaaaaatttaatagGACATAGAGTATGCTCCACTgaaaatttgaggtagggaatgTGGGGACAaacaagccagcttaaggagataataggagtaaaatcacattactgtttactttttaatttacagtagttacaattaactgcaaatactatcattgacacaactgacaccatgaatgtacCATTCATACCATATCTTACAAAATGTGGTGAAACTGGCGGCCATAAACCTCAGTGGGAACATGGGATTGGTGAACAAGAGTCTGACGCACCCTGACGGATTTCCCTGGTGTGTTTCAAATCACATCAAAGGCAGctgcaattctggcaactaattccatctccatatctACTGGGCTCTCATGCACAAGTGACTTTAGaaatccccataggaaataatcaaggggattctggTCAGGTGACCTTTCAGGCTGTGGAATAGGACTTCCCCTTCCAGTTcagtgaccaggaaatacagcattgaaatGGTTTCAgatatccacactgaagtgaggtggtgcaccgtcatgttgcatCCACATCCTCTCACAAACAGCCAGGGCTACATTCGCCAACAACTCATGaatctcaagtacaggtggccattcagatggCCAAGTAGAAGATATTTCCCATTGAGATTGTCGCCCACATTGCTGGCCCAGATATCCACAGCAAAATGTACTTGATTATGTGACTTTACTAGAGCATGAGGGTTTTTTTCATCCCACACAAAGGTGTtcttgctgttcgaaataccatacTATCAGATGAGGCCTCGTCaataaacagcacgatttggaagAAATCTGGTTGATTAGTCTATTGTTGCAGCAACCACTGATACAATGCggccttggtgcaaagtcagtcacaagcattgcatggacttgTTGTGGGTGtcatgggtgtaattgttgttcacgACGTACTCACCGCATGCTAGTATGTGCAGCACCCATTTCACGTGCAATGCGATTATTTGTAGTGGGGTCTGCTGCAAAATGTTCCAGCACCTCCTCCTCAAAATCGGGTTATGCGAGTGGTcttcatgttgccaggtccctcatttcttctttccaatgaaccagtctcccacaTTCATTGATCAAGAGAAATAAACACGCATCATGATGGATGATGCCTGCAAGGAAATTGTTCCCTGTACAGTATTTCAAGCAGTGAGAgcgttgcaacgtacttccccatacacaaggggCATGTCATTGAGTTCCGTCAAATTGTACCAGTACTGCTCCATCATActgtactgtatgtctctgaatagcactgagtaacgaATGGGTCTGTCATTGATTCATAGTGCATTCTGTTGTGGGACAATGTAAAtatgatacaacagagccaccttatggacaaataaagaaaacacaacgtgcatcatgacttcctag
This window contains:
- the LOC124711162 gene encoding mediator of RNA polymerase II transcription subunit 29 isoform X1 → MQPMQPMQPQMPGAMSQMGPQQPGNPQVVQQIPQSLTQPQERLDNISKVKMLIGPLRDSLSLTIKSAAQILHQNYLVDVGPQKAVDVQPPRFDKSIEEFYSICDQMELHLKTSIECLNQLSSSQRYLPLPVATARTEPLPAQDVGSLTYPQYLATVRAQVGYTKEIHDVLLAAAQNLGMGE
- the LOC124711162 gene encoding mediator of RNA polymerase II transcription subunit 29 isoform X2 — protein: MQPMQPMQPQMPGAMSQMGPQQPGNPQVVQQIPQSLTQPQERLDNISKVKMLIGPLRDSLSLTIKSAAQILHQNYLVDVGPQKAVDVQPPRFDKSIEEFYSICDQMELHLKTSIECLNQLSSSQRYLPLPVATARTEPLPAQDVGSLTYPQYLATVRAQVGYTKEIHDVLLAAAQNLDF